The proteins below come from a single Streptomyces tubercidicus genomic window:
- a CDS encoding 2-aminoethylphosphonate ABC transporter permease subunit yields the protein MPNVTPRTDTADMADTADTADTAVGAARATPDGAATAAPYGTANTTPYGTAKAAPLPTPRRRSIRRPGPALWSLPPLAALALVFLYPLALVVWQSFTPEEGGHSAAPYTEVLAEASFREALTNTVLIAVGATVGALLLGLLLSLVIAFVPFPGGRALSRFIDLFLAFPSFLITLALLFLYGTVGMANGLWTDLTGASHGPLDFLHTPWGVLLAEVTYFTPFVMRPLLAAFSQLETGQLEAAASLGARPWRIVRTVILPEALPALAAGGALVLVLCLNEFGIVLFTGAKDVVTLPMLVYTKAMLDGDYTGACVVAVVNIALSVALYALYRTLMSRTGATAGPRSGGVPHRAGA from the coding sequence ATGCCTAACGTGACGCCGAGGACGGATACGGCGGATATGGCGGATACGGCGGATACGGCGGATACGGCCGTGGGCGCCGCGAGGGCCACACCGGACGGCGCCGCGACGGCCGCCCCGTACGGGACCGCGAACACCACCCCGTACGGGACCGCGAAGGCCGCCCCGCTCCCGACCCCCCGCCGCCGGTCGATCCGCCGCCCCGGCCCCGCCCTCTGGTCCCTCCCGCCCCTCGCCGCCCTCGCCCTGGTCTTCCTCTACCCGCTGGCCCTGGTGGTCTGGCAGTCCTTCACCCCGGAGGAGGGCGGGCACTCCGCCGCCCCCTACACCGAGGTGCTCGCCGAGGCGTCCTTCCGCGAGGCGCTGACGAACACCGTGCTGATCGCCGTCGGCGCCACCGTCGGCGCCCTGCTCCTCGGGCTGCTGCTCTCCCTCGTCATCGCCTTCGTCCCGTTCCCCGGCGGCCGGGCGCTCAGCCGCTTCATCGACCTCTTCCTCGCCTTCCCCTCCTTCCTGATCACCCTCGCCCTGCTGTTCCTGTACGGCACCGTCGGCATGGCCAACGGCCTGTGGACGGATCTCACCGGTGCCTCCCATGGGCCGCTGGATTTCCTCCACACCCCCTGGGGCGTGCTGCTGGCCGAGGTCACCTACTTCACCCCGTTCGTGATGCGGCCGCTGCTCGCCGCTTTCTCGCAGCTGGAGACCGGGCAGCTGGAGGCCGCCGCCTCCCTGGGCGCCCGGCCGTGGCGGATCGTACGGACGGTGATCCTGCCGGAGGCGCTGCCCGCGCTCGCGGCGGGCGGTGCGCTGGTCCTGGTGCTGTGCCTGAACGAGTTCGGCATCGTCCTCTTCACCGGCGCCAAGGACGTCGTCACGCTCCCGATGCTCGTCTACACCAAGGCCATGCTCGACGGTGACTACACCGGAGCCTGCGTCGTGGCCGTCGTCAACATCGCGCTGTCCGTCGCGCTCTACGCCCTCTACCGGACCCTGATGTCCCGTACGGGTGCCACCGCCGGGCCGCGCTCAGGAGGGGTGCCCCACCGTGCTGGTGCATAG